From Larus michahellis chromosome 5, bLarMic1.1, whole genome shotgun sequence, the proteins below share one genomic window:
- the KIAA0232 gene encoding uncharacterized protein KIAA0232 homolog isoform X1, protein MRPICTVVVDGLPSESSSSSYPGPLSVSEMSLLHALGPVQTWLGQELEKCGIDAMIYTRYVLSLLLHDSYDYDLQEQENDIFLGWEKGAYKKWGKSKKKCSDLTLEEMKKQAAVQCLRSASDESSGIETLVEELCSRLKDLQSKQEEKIHKKLEGSLSPETDLSPTAKDQVEMYYEAFPPLSEKPVCLQEIMTVWNKSKVCSYSSSSSSSTVPPTSTDTSSPKDCNSEGEVTKDRSNKVSATVQERTQQKKSKNEKENKFSNNTVEEKPVLYKKQVRHKSEGKMRPRSWSSGSSEAGSSSSGNQCEYKASMKCIKVRHKTREVRNKKGRNGQSRLSVKSGEKADRKVLSGSSSSSSSGSIKQLCKRGKRPLKEIGRKEAGGSDGKDLYLDSRNEKEYKEEPLWYTEPITEYFVPLSRKSKLETTYRNREDICGVTSEAVEELSESVHGLCISNNNIHKTYLAAGTFIDGHFVEMPAVLNEDIDLAGTSICSQPEDDKYLDDVHLSELTHFYEVDIDQSMLDPGASDTMQGESRILNMIRQKSKEKTDFEAECCIVLDGMELQGESAIWTDSTSSVGAEGWFLQDLSNLAQFWECCSSSSSGDADGESFGGDSPIRFSPILDSTMLNSHMLAGNQELFSDINEGSGINSCFSVFEVQCSNSVLPFSFETLNLGNENADSSSTANILGKTQSRLLIWTKNSAFDENEHCSNLSTRTCSPWSHSEETRSDNETLNIPYEESTQFNAEDINYVVPRVSSNYVDEEILDFLPEETCQQQARTLGEMSTLIFKKKSKLESVCGIQLEQKAESKDYETTQGCSESSPRGEGYSSGVIKDIWTNMADRNSAAMVEIEGIEDELFPTDVNNYCCCLDTEAKVETLQEPNKAVQRSEYHLWEGQKENLEKRSFVSNDLSKVDGGDYTTPSKPWDVNQDKENSFILGGVYGELKTFNSDGEWAVVPPGHSKGSLLQCAASDVVTIAGTDVFMTPGNSFAPGHRQLWRPFVSFEQNEQSKSGDNGLNKGFSFIFHEDLLGACGNFQVEEPGLEYSFSSFDLNNPFSQVLHVECSFEPEGIASFSPSFKPKSILCSDSDSEVLHPRICGVDRTQYRAIRISPRTHFRPISASELSPGGGSESEFESEKDEGSIAVPSQVDVFEDPQADLKPLEEDAEKEGHYYGKSELESGKFLPRLKKSGMEKSAQTSLDSQEESAGMLPVGNQDPCLECSMKESLDGRAMESSKVNCRIVEPREETSRFCSCKAGCHFPTYEDNPVSSGELEERMSGSQEKQCWWEKALYSPLFPASQCEECYTNAKGENGVGEFADVKEISNDDEHLLDFNMVSLSLVWGRSFFVYFIRVCYHVFLFITVFSLASNVIPTKTFTSFSFLTLFFTLLCLERSSENSSASYFGEYNPLYKQLYF, encoded by the exons GAGAATGACATCTTCCTGGGCTGGGAAAAGGGAGCTTACAAGAAATGGggaaagagtaagaaaaagtGCTCTGATCTAACActagaggaaatgaaaaaacaggCTGCTGTCCAGTGTCTTCGCTCTGCTTCTGATGAA AGCTCCGGGATTGAAACGTTAGTGGAGGAGCTTTGCTCCAGACTGAAAGACCTTCAGAGTAAGCAAG agGAGAAGATTCACAAAAAGTTAGAAGGCTCTTTGTCTCCCGAGACTGACTTATCTCCCACAGCAAAGGATCAAGTAGAAAT gtACTATGAagcatttcctcctctttctgaaaAGCCAGTTTGCCTGCAGGAAATTATGACTGTATGGAATAAATCCAAAGTATGCTCTTACTCTAGCTCCTCATCTTCATCCACTGTTCCACCAACTAGCACGGATACATCTTCTCCAAAGGACTGCAATAGTGAAGGTGAAGTAACTAAAGACAGAAGTAATAAAGTATCTGCCACTGTACAGGAAAGAACCcagcagaagaaaagtaaaaatgagaaagaaaacaagtttagTAACAACACTGTTGAAGAGAAGCCTGTTTTGTACAAAAAGCAAGTCCGACATAAGTCTGAGGGAAAGATGCGTCCTCGCTCCTGGTCATCCGGATCCAGTGAGGCTGGCTCAAGTTCTAGTGGTAATCAATGTGAATACAAGGCATCAATGAAATGTATTAAAGTAAGACACAAAACAAGAGAGGTTCGAAATAAAAAGGGGCGTAATGGGCAAAGCAGGCTTTCAGTGAAATCTGGTGAAAAGGCTGATAGAAAAGTCCTCAGCGGAAGCAGTAGCAGCAGTAGCAGCGGGTCCAtcaaacagctttgcaaaagaGGTAAAAGGCCATtaaaagaaattggaagaaaaGAAGCTGGCGGTAGCGATGGAAAAGATTTGTATTTAGAcagcagaaatgaaaaggaatataAAGAAGAACCCTTGTGGTATACTGAGCCGATTACAGAGTACTTTGTTCCTCTTAGCAGAAAAAGCAAGCTGGAGACTACATACCGCAACAGAGAAGATATATGTGGCGTAACATCAGAGGCTGTAGAAGAGTTGTCTGAATCAGTGCATGGTCTTTGTATTAGCAACAATAATATTCATAAAACATACCTCGCAGCAGGTACTTTCATAGATGGTCACTTTGTAGAAATGCCTGCAGTTCTAAATGAGGATATTGACCTCGCTGGGACCTCAATATGTTCTCAACCAGAGGACGACAAATATTTAGATGATGTTCATCTGTCAGAACTAACGCACTTCTATGAAGTGGATATTGATCAATCCATGTTGGATCCTGGTGCCTCAGATACGATGCAAGGGGAGAGTCGGATTTTAAATATGATTCgacaaaagagcaaagaaaaaactgATTTTGAGGCAGAATGTTGCATAGTGTTAGATGGAATGGAGTTGCAAGGGGAAAGTGCAATATGGACAGATTCGACCAGCTCTGTTGGTGCTGAAGGGTGGTTCTTGCAAGACCTTAGTAATTTAGCTCAATTTTGGGAGTGCTGTTCATCTTCTAGCTCTGGTGATGCAGATGGGGAAAGTTTTGGAGGAGATTCTCCGATCAGATTCTCCCCCATCTTAGACAGCACAATGCTTAATTCACACATGCTTGCTGGCAATCAAGAGCTCTTTTCAGATATTAATGAAGGGTCTGGTATAAactcttgtttttcagtgtttgaagtGCAATGCAGTAACTCtgttttaccattttcttttgaaacactCAACTTGGGAAACGAAAATGCAGATTCTAGTAGCACTGCTAATATTCTTGGGAAAACACAGTCTAGATTGCTAATATGGACCAAAAATAGTGCCTTTGATGAAAATGAACACTGTTCCAATCTTTCAACAAGAACCTGTAGTCCATGGTCACACTCAGAAGAAACACGTTCAGACAATGAGACTTTAAATATTCCATATGAAGAATCCACGCAATTTAATGCAGAAGATATTAATTATGTAGTTCCTAGAGTGTCTTCGAATTATGTAGATGAAGAAATTCTAGATTTTTTGCCCGAAGAAACCTGCCAGCAACAAGCTAGGACTTTAGGAGAAATGTCCactttgattttcaaaaaaaaatctaagctagAATCTGTCTGTGGTATTCAGCtagaacaaaaagcagaaagtaaagACTATGAAACTACACAAGGGTGTAGTGAAAGCAGTCCACGTGGAGAAGGCTACAGCTCAGGGGTTATTAAAGATATTTGGACAAATATGGCAGACAGAAATTCGGCAGCGATGGTAGAAATAGAAGGAATAGAAGATGAATTGTTTCCAACTGATGTAAATAACTATTGCTGCTGTTTGGATACAGAAGCAAAAGTTGAAACCCTCCAGGAGCCCAATAAGGCAGTGCAGAGATCAGAGTATCATCTTTGGGAAGGTCAAAAGGAGAATTTAGAAAAGAGATCCTTTGTCTCAAATGACTTATCAAAAGTGGATGGTGGTGACTATACTACACCATCAAAACCTTGGGATGTTAACCAGGATAAAGAAAACTCGTTTATACTTGGTGGGGTGTATGGGGAGCTCAAAACATTTAACAGTGATGGAGAATGGGCAGTGGTGCCACCAGGTCACTCAAAAGGGAGCTTATTACAATGTGCAGCTTCTGATGTAGTGACAATAGCTGGTACGGATGTTTTTATGACTCCAGGTAACAGCTTTGCCCCTGGTCATAGGCAATTATGGAGGCCATTTGTATCATTTGAACAGAATGAGCAATCAAAGAGTGGAGATAACGGATTAAATAAgggtttttcttttatcttccatGAAGACTTACTAGGAGCTTGTGGTAACTTTCAAGTTGAAGAACCAGGGCTTGAATACTCATTCTCTTCCTTTGATCTGAACAATCCGTTTTCACAAGTTCTTCATGTAGAGTGTTCGTTTGAGCCAGAAGGAATTGCATCTTTCAGCCCTAGTTTTAAACCTAAGTCAATTCTGTGCTCTGATTCAGACAGTGAGGTTTTACACCCCAGGATATGTGGTGTTGATCGAACGCAGTACAGGGCTATACGGATTTCTCCAAGGACTCACTTTCGCCCGATTTCTGCATCTGAACTTTCTCCAGGTGGTGGAAGTGAGTCGGAATTTGAGTCAGAAAAAGATGAGGGAAGTATTGCTGTCCCTTCTCAAGTAGATGTATTTGAGGATCCACAAGCAGATCTCAAACCTCtggaagaagatgcagaaaaagaaggGCATTATTATGGAAAATCAGAGCTTGAATCTGGAAAATTTCTTCCCAGATTAAAAAAGTCTGGAATGGAGAAGAGTGCACAAACATCATTGGATTCCCAAGAAGAGTCGGCTGGGATGTTGCCAGTAGGAAACCAAGATCCCTGTTTAGAATGCAGTATGAAAGAATCTCTAGATGGGAGGGCGATGGAGAGCTCTAAAGTAAACTGCAGAATAGTGGAGCCACGTGAGGAAACTAGCAGGTTTTGCAGTTGTAAAGCAGGGTGCCATTTCCCCACGTACGAGGATAATCCTGTTTCTTCAGGAGAGCTCGAAGAG AGAATGAGTGGCAGCCAGGAAAAGCAATGCTGGTGGGAAAAGGCGCTCtattctcccctttttcctgcaTCACAGTGCGAAG AGTGTTACACAAATGCCAAGGGAGAGAATGGTGTAGGAGAATTTGCAGATGTAAAAGAAATATCCAATGATGATGAACATCTTTTAGATTTTAATATGGTAAGTTTGTCATTGGTTTGGGGGAggagtttttttgtttattttataaggGTGTGCTACCATGTCTTTCTTTTCATCACAGTTTTCAGTCTGGCCTCAAATGTAATTCCTACAAAAACCTTCACaagcttttctttcctcactttGTTTTTTACTCTCCTGTGTCTCGAGCGTTCTTCTGAAAACTCTTCAGCGTCGTACTTTGGGGAGTACAACCCTTTGTACAAACAGTTGTACTTCTAG
- the KIAA0232 gene encoding uncharacterized protein KIAA0232 homolog isoform X4, which yields MSSGIETLVEELCSRLKDLQSKQEEKIHKKLEGSLSPETDLSPTAKDQVEMYYEAFPPLSEKPVCLQEIMTVWNKSKVCSYSSSSSSSTVPPTSTDTSSPKDCNSEGEVTKDRSNKVSATVQERTQQKKSKNEKENKFSNNTVEEKPVLYKKQVRHKSEGKMRPRSWSSGSSEAGSSSSGNQCEYKASMKCIKVRHKTREVRNKKGRNGQSRLSVKSGEKADRKVLSGSSSSSSSGSIKQLCKRGKRPLKEIGRKEAGGSDGKDLYLDSRNEKEYKEEPLWYTEPITEYFVPLSRKSKLETTYRNREDICGVTSEAVEELSESVHGLCISNNNIHKTYLAAGTFIDGHFVEMPAVLNEDIDLAGTSICSQPEDDKYLDDVHLSELTHFYEVDIDQSMLDPGASDTMQGESRILNMIRQKSKEKTDFEAECCIVLDGMELQGESAIWTDSTSSVGAEGWFLQDLSNLAQFWECCSSSSSGDADGESFGGDSPIRFSPILDSTMLNSHMLAGNQELFSDINEGSGINSCFSVFEVQCSNSVLPFSFETLNLGNENADSSSTANILGKTQSRLLIWTKNSAFDENEHCSNLSTRTCSPWSHSEETRSDNETLNIPYEESTQFNAEDINYVVPRVSSNYVDEEILDFLPEETCQQQARTLGEMSTLIFKKKSKLESVCGIQLEQKAESKDYETTQGCSESSPRGEGYSSGVIKDIWTNMADRNSAAMVEIEGIEDELFPTDVNNYCCCLDTEAKVETLQEPNKAVQRSEYHLWEGQKENLEKRSFVSNDLSKVDGGDYTTPSKPWDVNQDKENSFILGGVYGELKTFNSDGEWAVVPPGHSKGSLLQCAASDVVTIAGTDVFMTPGNSFAPGHRQLWRPFVSFEQNEQSKSGDNGLNKGFSFIFHEDLLGACGNFQVEEPGLEYSFSSFDLNNPFSQVLHVECSFEPEGIASFSPSFKPKSILCSDSDSEVLHPRICGVDRTQYRAIRISPRTHFRPISASELSPGGGSESEFESEKDEGSIAVPSQVDVFEDPQADLKPLEEDAEKEGHYYGKSELESGKFLPRLKKSGMEKSAQTSLDSQEESAGMLPVGNQDPCLECSMKESLDGRAMESSKVNCRIVEPREETSRFCSCKAGCHFPTYEDNPVSSGELEERMSGSQEKQCWWEKALYSPLFPASQCEECYTNAKGENGVGEFADVKEISNDDEHLLDFNMVSLSLVWGRSFFVYFIRVCYHVFLFITVFSLASNVIPTKTFTSFSFLTLFFTLLCLERSSENSSASYFGEYNPLYKQLYF from the exons ATG AGCTCCGGGATTGAAACGTTAGTGGAGGAGCTTTGCTCCAGACTGAAAGACCTTCAGAGTAAGCAAG agGAGAAGATTCACAAAAAGTTAGAAGGCTCTTTGTCTCCCGAGACTGACTTATCTCCCACAGCAAAGGATCAAGTAGAAAT gtACTATGAagcatttcctcctctttctgaaaAGCCAGTTTGCCTGCAGGAAATTATGACTGTATGGAATAAATCCAAAGTATGCTCTTACTCTAGCTCCTCATCTTCATCCACTGTTCCACCAACTAGCACGGATACATCTTCTCCAAAGGACTGCAATAGTGAAGGTGAAGTAACTAAAGACAGAAGTAATAAAGTATCTGCCACTGTACAGGAAAGAACCcagcagaagaaaagtaaaaatgagaaagaaaacaagtttagTAACAACACTGTTGAAGAGAAGCCTGTTTTGTACAAAAAGCAAGTCCGACATAAGTCTGAGGGAAAGATGCGTCCTCGCTCCTGGTCATCCGGATCCAGTGAGGCTGGCTCAAGTTCTAGTGGTAATCAATGTGAATACAAGGCATCAATGAAATGTATTAAAGTAAGACACAAAACAAGAGAGGTTCGAAATAAAAAGGGGCGTAATGGGCAAAGCAGGCTTTCAGTGAAATCTGGTGAAAAGGCTGATAGAAAAGTCCTCAGCGGAAGCAGTAGCAGCAGTAGCAGCGGGTCCAtcaaacagctttgcaaaagaGGTAAAAGGCCATtaaaagaaattggaagaaaaGAAGCTGGCGGTAGCGATGGAAAAGATTTGTATTTAGAcagcagaaatgaaaaggaatataAAGAAGAACCCTTGTGGTATACTGAGCCGATTACAGAGTACTTTGTTCCTCTTAGCAGAAAAAGCAAGCTGGAGACTACATACCGCAACAGAGAAGATATATGTGGCGTAACATCAGAGGCTGTAGAAGAGTTGTCTGAATCAGTGCATGGTCTTTGTATTAGCAACAATAATATTCATAAAACATACCTCGCAGCAGGTACTTTCATAGATGGTCACTTTGTAGAAATGCCTGCAGTTCTAAATGAGGATATTGACCTCGCTGGGACCTCAATATGTTCTCAACCAGAGGACGACAAATATTTAGATGATGTTCATCTGTCAGAACTAACGCACTTCTATGAAGTGGATATTGATCAATCCATGTTGGATCCTGGTGCCTCAGATACGATGCAAGGGGAGAGTCGGATTTTAAATATGATTCgacaaaagagcaaagaaaaaactgATTTTGAGGCAGAATGTTGCATAGTGTTAGATGGAATGGAGTTGCAAGGGGAAAGTGCAATATGGACAGATTCGACCAGCTCTGTTGGTGCTGAAGGGTGGTTCTTGCAAGACCTTAGTAATTTAGCTCAATTTTGGGAGTGCTGTTCATCTTCTAGCTCTGGTGATGCAGATGGGGAAAGTTTTGGAGGAGATTCTCCGATCAGATTCTCCCCCATCTTAGACAGCACAATGCTTAATTCACACATGCTTGCTGGCAATCAAGAGCTCTTTTCAGATATTAATGAAGGGTCTGGTATAAactcttgtttttcagtgtttgaagtGCAATGCAGTAACTCtgttttaccattttcttttgaaacactCAACTTGGGAAACGAAAATGCAGATTCTAGTAGCACTGCTAATATTCTTGGGAAAACACAGTCTAGATTGCTAATATGGACCAAAAATAGTGCCTTTGATGAAAATGAACACTGTTCCAATCTTTCAACAAGAACCTGTAGTCCATGGTCACACTCAGAAGAAACACGTTCAGACAATGAGACTTTAAATATTCCATATGAAGAATCCACGCAATTTAATGCAGAAGATATTAATTATGTAGTTCCTAGAGTGTCTTCGAATTATGTAGATGAAGAAATTCTAGATTTTTTGCCCGAAGAAACCTGCCAGCAACAAGCTAGGACTTTAGGAGAAATGTCCactttgattttcaaaaaaaaatctaagctagAATCTGTCTGTGGTATTCAGCtagaacaaaaagcagaaagtaaagACTATGAAACTACACAAGGGTGTAGTGAAAGCAGTCCACGTGGAGAAGGCTACAGCTCAGGGGTTATTAAAGATATTTGGACAAATATGGCAGACAGAAATTCGGCAGCGATGGTAGAAATAGAAGGAATAGAAGATGAATTGTTTCCAACTGATGTAAATAACTATTGCTGCTGTTTGGATACAGAAGCAAAAGTTGAAACCCTCCAGGAGCCCAATAAGGCAGTGCAGAGATCAGAGTATCATCTTTGGGAAGGTCAAAAGGAGAATTTAGAAAAGAGATCCTTTGTCTCAAATGACTTATCAAAAGTGGATGGTGGTGACTATACTACACCATCAAAACCTTGGGATGTTAACCAGGATAAAGAAAACTCGTTTATACTTGGTGGGGTGTATGGGGAGCTCAAAACATTTAACAGTGATGGAGAATGGGCAGTGGTGCCACCAGGTCACTCAAAAGGGAGCTTATTACAATGTGCAGCTTCTGATGTAGTGACAATAGCTGGTACGGATGTTTTTATGACTCCAGGTAACAGCTTTGCCCCTGGTCATAGGCAATTATGGAGGCCATTTGTATCATTTGAACAGAATGAGCAATCAAAGAGTGGAGATAACGGATTAAATAAgggtttttcttttatcttccatGAAGACTTACTAGGAGCTTGTGGTAACTTTCAAGTTGAAGAACCAGGGCTTGAATACTCATTCTCTTCCTTTGATCTGAACAATCCGTTTTCACAAGTTCTTCATGTAGAGTGTTCGTTTGAGCCAGAAGGAATTGCATCTTTCAGCCCTAGTTTTAAACCTAAGTCAATTCTGTGCTCTGATTCAGACAGTGAGGTTTTACACCCCAGGATATGTGGTGTTGATCGAACGCAGTACAGGGCTATACGGATTTCTCCAAGGACTCACTTTCGCCCGATTTCTGCATCTGAACTTTCTCCAGGTGGTGGAAGTGAGTCGGAATTTGAGTCAGAAAAAGATGAGGGAAGTATTGCTGTCCCTTCTCAAGTAGATGTATTTGAGGATCCACAAGCAGATCTCAAACCTCtggaagaagatgcagaaaaagaaggGCATTATTATGGAAAATCAGAGCTTGAATCTGGAAAATTTCTTCCCAGATTAAAAAAGTCTGGAATGGAGAAGAGTGCACAAACATCATTGGATTCCCAAGAAGAGTCGGCTGGGATGTTGCCAGTAGGAAACCAAGATCCCTGTTTAGAATGCAGTATGAAAGAATCTCTAGATGGGAGGGCGATGGAGAGCTCTAAAGTAAACTGCAGAATAGTGGAGCCACGTGAGGAAACTAGCAGGTTTTGCAGTTGTAAAGCAGGGTGCCATTTCCCCACGTACGAGGATAATCCTGTTTCTTCAGGAGAGCTCGAAGAG AGAATGAGTGGCAGCCAGGAAAAGCAATGCTGGTGGGAAAAGGCGCTCtattctcccctttttcctgcaTCACAGTGCGAAG AGTGTTACACAAATGCCAAGGGAGAGAATGGTGTAGGAGAATTTGCAGATGTAAAAGAAATATCCAATGATGATGAACATCTTTTAGATTTTAATATGGTAAGTTTGTCATTGGTTTGGGGGAggagtttttttgtttattttataaggGTGTGCTACCATGTCTTTCTTTTCATCACAGTTTTCAGTCTGGCCTCAAATGTAATTCCTACAAAAACCTTCACaagcttttctttcctcactttGTTTTTTACTCTCCTGTGTCTCGAGCGTTCTTCTGAAAACTCTTCAGCGTCGTACTTTGGGGAGTACAACCCTTTGTACAAACAGTTGTACTTCTAG